A single region of the Acidobacteriota bacterium genome encodes:
- a CDS encoding tyrosine-type recombinase/integrase: protein MALTQRQVDAIRPTGKPFKRYDRDGLMVRVTAAGKGRWVWRGVVKGKRIEVGMGSTRFRSLKEAREVAFEHTRTARLGGDPRAPVATDAPTFREAATLYLEIQSPDWGEEHARHVRRLLERHAFPALGDLPVNEIQTADLMRVLVPLWRRQRPTGQRLRQRIAGVMAWSVAAGYRSDDPTSTLSAVLPAGRRQRKHHRYLPAEELREALVKVQASGAWIGTRLALRFLALTAARSGEVRGARWREFDLESATWTVPASRMKSRKEHRVPLSSAALVVLERADRLRGRGRGLVFPGIQGKMVGAAVFGRLLNDLKIDCSPHGFRSSFRSWCSDEGIDRELAEQALAHAVGSQVEQCYARSDVLERRREVMEAWGAFLVR from the coding sequence ATGGCCCTTACCCAGCGACAAGTCGACGCCATCAGACCCACCGGAAAGCCCTTCAAGAGGTACGACCGCGACGGCCTGATGGTGAGAGTCACCGCCGCCGGCAAAGGCCGATGGGTCTGGAGAGGCGTCGTCAAGGGGAAGCGGATCGAGGTCGGCATGGGCTCGACAAGGTTCCGATCGCTGAAAGAGGCTCGGGAGGTCGCCTTCGAGCATACGAGAACCGCTCGACTGGGAGGCGATCCCAGGGCGCCCGTCGCCACCGATGCCCCGACCTTCAGGGAGGCCGCGACGCTGTACCTCGAGATCCAGTCTCCCGACTGGGGAGAGGAGCACGCTCGGCACGTCAGACGGCTGCTGGAGCGCCATGCGTTCCCTGCCCTCGGTGACCTGCCGGTCAACGAGATCCAGACCGCCGACCTGATGCGGGTCCTGGTGCCTCTGTGGCGCCGTCAGCGGCCGACCGGACAGAGGCTGAGGCAGAGGATCGCGGGCGTCATGGCGTGGAGCGTGGCGGCCGGCTATCGCTCTGACGATCCCACGAGCACCCTCTCGGCGGTGCTGCCGGCCGGCCGGAGGCAGAGAAAGCACCATCGGTACCTGCCGGCCGAGGAACTGCGGGAGGCGCTGGTCAAGGTACAGGCGTCCGGGGCATGGATCGGCACGCGGCTGGCGCTGCGCTTCCTGGCGCTGACGGCAGCGCGGAGCGGCGAGGTTCGCGGAGCCAGGTGGAGGGAGTTCGATCTGGAGTCGGCTACCTGGACCGTTCCCGCCTCGCGCATGAAGTCCCGCAAGGAGCACCGGGTTCCCCTCTCCAGCGCCGCCCTTGTGGTCCTTGAGCGGGCGGACCGGTTGCGCGGCCGGGGTCGAGGTCTCGTCTTTCCCGGCATCCAGGGGAAGATGGTCGGGGCGGCGGTGTTCGGCCGGCTGCTGAACGACCTCAAGATCGATTGCAGCCCGCACGGCTTCCGCAGTTCGTTCCGGTCGTGGTGCTCGGACGAGGGCATCGACCGAGAGCTGGCGGAACAGGCCCTCGCCCACGCGGTAGGGAGCCAGGTCGAGCAGTGCTACGCCCGCAGCGACGTGCTGGAGCGCCGGCGCGAGGTCATGGAGGCATGGGGAGCGTTCCTGGTCCGGTAG
- a CDS encoding helix-turn-helix transcriptional regulator → MIQQADFDDIVACFQRAALDDDLWPAAAKLVDECSGAMSSHVAVVHEGDWVVDEESQFGRVYYRGESWEEAERDFLEYWPIDPRKSRALTVPYGRQMRNRDFFDAQERKTAPVINEFLPNYGIGRQLLTRLEAGPGLDVVWVLSRHRTRGEWETESLRLIERVSAHLIHAVAVRQELLAARLLGHTLEEMLADGSPGVVYLDYRGAIAGSNATAECMLRSRDALVDRCGQLRARHPDDDARLGELLNSALRRHVGGAPKGGSVAIRRQPCESPFAVHVMPVNRVHAAFGTRRVAVLVLIVDPRMKLRIDPHQTAQLLGLTPAEGRVVARLAEGMSVREIVEASGRTENTVRSHLKSALAKTGCSRQADLVLLAFRARRPSVPGDGAPGSR, encoded by the coding sequence TTGATTCAGCAGGCAGACTTCGACGACATCGTCGCCTGTTTCCAGAGGGCGGCGCTAGACGACGATCTGTGGCCTGCGGCGGCAAAGTTGGTCGACGAGTGCTCTGGGGCGATGTCCAGCCATGTGGCCGTGGTGCATGAAGGCGATTGGGTCGTCGATGAGGAATCGCAGTTCGGCCGCGTGTACTACCGGGGCGAGAGTTGGGAGGAGGCAGAACGGGACTTCCTGGAGTACTGGCCGATCGACCCAAGAAAGTCGCGCGCGCTTACCGTGCCCTATGGCCGTCAGATGAGGAATCGGGACTTCTTTGACGCCCAGGAGCGGAAGACGGCGCCCGTCATCAACGAGTTTCTTCCAAACTACGGTATCGGACGACAGCTGCTCACGAGGCTTGAGGCAGGTCCGGGCCTCGACGTCGTGTGGGTCCTTTCGCGCCACCGGACCAGAGGTGAATGGGAGACGGAGTCGCTTCGGTTGATCGAACGGGTCTCTGCGCACTTGATCCACGCGGTGGCGGTGAGGCAGGAGCTTCTCGCCGCCCGCCTGTTGGGCCACACGCTTGAGGAGATGCTCGCGGACGGGTCGCCGGGCGTCGTCTATCTTGACTACCGCGGCGCCATCGCCGGCAGCAACGCCACGGCAGAATGCATGCTGCGCTCCCGCGATGCGCTGGTTGATCGCTGCGGACAACTGCGTGCTCGCCACCCGGACGACGACGCGAGGCTCGGGGAACTCCTGAACTCCGCGCTCCGCCGGCATGTCGGGGGCGCCCCGAAGGGTGGTTCTGTCGCGATACGGCGACAGCCCTGTGAATCACCGTTCGCGGTTCACGTCATGCCCGTGAACCGGGTCCACGCGGCATTCGGAACCCGCCGGGTAGCGGTTCTGGTGTTGATCGTAGACCCCCGGATGAAGCTGCGGATCGACCCGCATCAGACGGCGCAGCTCCTGGGCCTGACGCCAGCCGAAGGCCGCGTGGTCGCCAGACTGGCGGAAGGCATGAGCGTCCGTGAGATCGTCGAGGCGTCCGGGCGGACCGAGAACACGGTCCGTTCGCACCTGAAGTCGGCACTGGCGAAAACCGGCTGCTCGCGCCAAGCCGACCTAGTGCTACTCGCGTTTCGTGCGCGGAGGCCATCGGTGCCCGGCGATGGGGCGCCTGGTTCTCGGTAG
- a CDS encoding leucine-rich repeat domain-containing protein produces the protein MIRRILLAALPLLASPTQAQPTDRAVLVEFYNATGGANWTDNTNWTSDQPLDSWYGVNTNATGQVTELSLQDNGLSGEIPAELGNLTNLTRLELAFNGLTGSIPAELGDLASLTELALYGNELSGEIPAELGNLTNLTRLSLSINKLSGEIPAELGDLMGLTDLVLNNNELTGAIPVELGNLTGLTRLTLSTNQLTGAIPVELGNLTSLTQLWLNTNQLTGAIPLELGNLTSLTVLYLFGNQLSGSIPVELGKLTSLQYLYLSNNQLTGAIPAELGNLASLQSLWLSANQLSGSIPVELGKLTSLTRLILSLNELSGSIPVELGNLTSLTRLILSLNELSGSIPVELGNLTSLTGLSLVGNQLSGSIPVELGKLISLTGLYLGGNKLTGEIPVELRNLTSLDGLNLYGNELSGEIPTELGDLTSLTLLSLGSNKLTGSIPVELGNLTSLGWLYLQENELSGSIPAELGNLTGLRWLWLHDNQLTGEIPVELASLTNLADLALATNRLTGEIPVELGTLASLSWLSVYGNPQLYNYPANLNARGDLHVVAPSDGRAACLPTTQGGNDCTIPTLVDNLSLTAGPAQIVVRWEPNPASPAPTGYEVEYPSLGAWTADNVSISGTTATITGLTPGRRYSVRVRTTDSPDPSQPDLRTPWLSAAVTLPLEPPMAAITTDAECSEPAGGLPISNRHHDARLCRAVTGQAVRFEDSSTGAGTSRLWDFGDGQTSERRTVEQTWSAPGFYEVTLRVGDGTVSHTASLTFLVEAANPAGTCVADEQTLCLRDSRFAVEMDWSAGDGRSGPGLVARAGTNDSGLFYFFEPGNNWEVLVKVLDGCSVNGHAWVYAASATTLGYRIRVTDTVTDAVREYTNEHGSLADAITDGQAFPDACGVASPPTSRSADAAPLRFGRFEVSMTWATDSGATGPGRPAGPRTADSGLFWFFGPDNWEALVKVLDGCEVNGHVWVFMAAATDLGLELTVTDTETGRLKRYVRDPGAAAPAIADVGAFLDACEAPAM, from the coding sequence ATGATCCGAAGAATCCTTCTAGCTGCCTTGCCCCTGCTCGCCTCGCCAACGCAGGCGCAGCCCACGGACCGGGCGGTGCTGGTGGAGTTCTACAACGCGACGGGCGGCGCGAACTGGACGGACAACACCAACTGGACGAGCGACCAGCCGCTCGATTCCTGGTACGGCGTAAACACGAACGCGACAGGCCAGGTTACGGAGCTGTCCCTCCAGGACAACGGGTTGAGCGGTGAGATCCCGGCGGAGCTGGGGAACCTGACCAACCTCACGAGACTTGAGCTCGCTTTCAATGGGTTGACCGGGTCGATCCCTGCGGAGCTGGGGGACTTGGCCAGCCTCACGGAGCTGGCTCTCTACGGCAATGAGTTGAGCGGGGAGATTCCCGCTGAACTGGGGAACCTGACCAACCTCACGAGGTTGTCTCTCAGCATCAACAAGTTGAGCGGTGAGATCCCGGCCGAGCTGGGGGACTTGATGGGCCTCACGGATCTGGTGCTCAACAATAATGAGTTGACGGGCGCGATCCCCGTGGAGTTGGGGAACCTGACCGGCCTCACCAGGCTGACTCTGTCTACCAACCAGTTGACGGGCGCGATCCCGGTGGAGTTGGGGAACCTGACCAGCCTCACGCAGTTGTGGCTCAACACGAACCAGTTGACGGGCGCGATCCCGTTGGAGCTGGGGAACCTGACCAGCCTCACGGTGCTGTATCTCTTTGGCAACCAGTTGAGCGGGTCGATCCCGGTGGAGCTGGGGAAGCTGACCAGCCTCCAGTATCTGTATCTCTCTAACAACCAGTTGACGGGCGCGATCCCGGCGGAACTGGGAAACCTGGCCAGCCTCCAGTCTCTGTGGCTCTCTGCCAACCAGTTGAGCGGGTCGATCCCGGTGGAGCTGGGTAAGCTGACCAGCCTTACGAGGCTGATTCTCAGCCTCAATGAGTTGAGCGGGTCGATCCCGGTGGAGCTGGGGAACCTGACCAGCCTTACGAGGCTGATTCTCAGCCTCAATGAGTTGAGCGGGTCGATCCCGGTGGAGCTGGGGAACCTGACCAGCCTTACGGGGCTGTCTCTCGTTGGCAACCAGTTGAGCGGGTCGATCCCGGTGGAGTTGGGCAAGCTGATCAGCCTTACGGGGCTGTACCTCGGCGGCAACAAGTTGACCGGGGAGATCCCGGTGGAGTTGCGTAACCTGACCAGCCTCGATGGGCTGAATCTCTACGGCAATGAGTTGAGTGGGGAGATCCCGACGGAGTTGGGTGACCTGACCAGCCTCACGTTGCTGTCTCTCGGCAGCAACAAGTTGACCGGCTCGATCCCGGTGGAGCTGGGAAACCTGACTAGCCTCGGGTGGCTGTATCTCCAGGAGAACGAGTTGAGCGGCTCAATCCCGGCGGAGCTGGGGAACCTGACCGGCCTCCGCTGGCTGTGGCTCCACGACAACCAGTTGACCGGCGAGATCCCGGTGGAGCTGGCGAGCTTGACCAACCTCGCGGATCTGGCTCTCGCCACCAACCGACTGACCGGCGAGATCCCGGTGGAGCTGGGAACCCTGGCCAGCCTCAGCTGGCTGTCCGTGTATGGTAACCCGCAACTTTACAACTACCCCGCCAACCTGAACGCCAGGGGCGACCTGCACGTAGTAGCCCCCTCTGACGGTCGGGCGGCGTGTCTGCCGACCACGCAGGGCGGCAACGACTGCACAATCCCGACCCTGGTAGACAACCTGAGCCTGACGGCTGGCCCTGCGCAAATCGTCGTCCGGTGGGAGCCGAACCCTGCCAGCCCCGCCCCTACCGGCTATGAAGTTGAGTACCCGTCGCTAGGCGCCTGGACCGCTGACAACGTGTCGATCAGCGGCACGACCGCCACTATCACCGGACTCACCCCCGGACGGCGGTACAGCGTTCGGGTCAGGACGACCGACAGCCCCGACCCTTCCCAGCCCGACCTCCGCACCCCCTGGCTGTCCGCCGCGGTCACGCTGCCCCTGGAGCCGCCTATGGCGGCGATCACAACGGACGCCGAGTGCAGCGAGCCAGCCGGCGGGTTGCCCATCAGCAACCGTCACCACGACGCGCGGCTCTGCCGCGCCGTCACCGGCCAGGCGGTCCGCTTCGAGGACAGTAGCACCGGCGCGGGCACCTCCCGGCTGTGGGACTTCGGCGACGGCCAGACGAGCGAGCGCCGCACCGTAGAGCAGACCTGGTCCGCTCCGGGGTTCTACGAAGTGACGTTGCGCGTTGGCGACGGCACGGTGTCACACACTGCGTCCCTGACCTTCCTGGTGGAGGCCGCGAACCCTGCCGGCACGTGCGTGGCGGACGAGCAAACCCTCTGCCTGCGTGACTCCCGCTTCGCGGTTGAAATGGACTGGTCCGCCGGCGACGGCCGCAGTGGTCCGGGCCTCGTGGCTCGCGCCGGCACCAACGACTCAGGGTTGTTCTACTTCTTCGAGCCGGGCAACAACTGGGAGGTTCTGGTCAAGGTGCTAGACGGCTGCTCCGTCAACGGCCACGCCTGGGTGTATGCGGCCTCGGCCACGACCCTGGGCTACCGGATCCGCGTGACGGACACGGTGACAGACGCGGTCCGCGAGTACACCAACGAGCACGGAAGCCTGGCGGACGCGATCACCGACGGCCAGGCGTTCCCGGACGCCTGCGGCGTCGCCTCGCCGCCGACGTCGCGGTCCGCTGACGCGGCGCCGCTCCGATTCGGGCGGTTCGAGGTGTCGATGACTTGGGCCACCGACTCGGGCGCGACGGGGCCGGGGCGTCCCGCCGGACCGCGAACGGCGGACTCGGGGTTGTTCTGGTTCTTCGGACCGGACAATTGGGAGGCCCTAGTCAAGGTGCTGGACGGCTGCGAGGTGAACGGCCACGTGTGGGTGTTCATGGCGGCGGCGACGGACCTGGGCTTGGAGCTCACCGTGACGGACACGGAAACCGGCCGGCTCAAGCGGTACGTCAGGGATCCCGGCGCGGCGGCGCCAGCGATTGCGGACGTAGGCGCCTTCCTGGACGCCTGTGAAGCGCCAGCGATGTAG
- a CDS encoding aromatic-ring-hydroxylating dioxygenase subunit beta: MTATSIPALRGMVEEFLFREAALLDDWRLDEWIDLFTHDARYMVPSTDLPEGDPGRDLVFIDDDIKRLRARVARLNSHHSHRENPRSRTRRFVSNVRVEETEDRQLSVSANVLVYRFRSGEGAPYVGSVEYILRRDGEDLRIAYRRAVLDMEDLSWHGAVSIIL, translated from the coding sequence ATGACGGCCACCAGCATCCCCGCGCTACGAGGAATGGTCGAGGAGTTCCTCTTCAGGGAAGCGGCACTTCTGGATGACTGGAGGCTGGATGAATGGATCGATCTGTTCACGCACGACGCCCGGTACATGGTTCCTTCCACGGATTTGCCGGAAGGGGATCCCGGGCGCGACCTGGTGTTCATCGACGACGACATCAAGCGTTTACGCGCTCGGGTGGCGCGACTGAACAGCCACCACTCCCACCGCGAGAATCCGCGGTCGCGGACCCGCCGGTTCGTTTCCAACGTACGGGTTGAAGAAACCGAAGACAGGCAACTGTCGGTCTCCGCAAACGTTCTGGTCTACCGGTTCCGGAGCGGCGAGGGAGCGCCTTACGTCGGCAGCGTCGAGTACATCCTGAGGAGAGATGGCGAGGATCTCCGAATAGCCTACCGGCGCGCGGTGCTGGATATGGAAGACCTCTCCTGGCACGGTGCCGTGAGCATCATCCTGTGA
- a CDS encoding aromatic ring-hydroxylating dioxygenase subunit alpha, whose product MSGPSIRDLVVDDRKRGVFRVHRSCMASTDLFQRELRLIFDRCWIYLGHESEVERPGDYRRRTVAGRPLFFVRGQDGQVRVFLNSCPHRGAMICRRDAGNAKILRCFYHAWSFNTEGELIGVPGRDAYGPNFDPAELGLKEPARVDSYRGFFFVSFNPDAEDLRTYLAGARDYLDLVVDQAQEGMRVVPGSNKYAIKANWKLLAENSLDGYHLIPTHRTYVDYMAGLGTDDSGDTLASRPPGAGRALGNGHCVSENISRNGRPIARWHPVFGEEAKERIARTRRRLVREYGEKRAFRMADTSRNLLIYPNLLIMDFVAISIRYIEPVAPDRMDVTAWHLVPREEAGAALATRLDSYLTFLGPGGFATPDDVEALESCQTGFRASENEWSDISRGMLKSRPGTSDELQMRGFWRQWHANMLGRNTTNVQDGQPTESQAAAADSEADDLGRRASEQ is encoded by the coding sequence ATGAGCGGTCCGAGCATCCGCGACCTGGTCGTCGACGACCGGAAGCGCGGAGTCTTCAGGGTTCATCGGTCGTGCATGGCTTCCACGGATCTGTTCCAGCGGGAGCTGAGACTGATCTTCGACCGGTGCTGGATCTACCTGGGACACGAATCGGAAGTGGAGCGCCCCGGGGACTACCGTCGCCGCACGGTCGCCGGACGCCCGCTCTTCTTCGTGCGTGGCCAGGACGGTCAGGTGCGCGTGTTCCTCAATTCCTGCCCGCACCGGGGCGCCATGATCTGCCGCCGCGACGCGGGGAATGCCAAGATCCTGCGGTGTTTCTACCACGCCTGGTCTTTCAACACCGAGGGCGAGTTGATCGGTGTCCCCGGAAGGGACGCCTACGGCCCCAACTTCGACCCCGCCGAACTCGGATTGAAAGAGCCGGCACGAGTCGACAGCTACCGGGGCTTTTTCTTTGTGAGCTTCAACCCGGATGCCGAAGACTTGAGAACCTACCTGGCGGGAGCCAGAGACTATCTGGACCTGGTCGTCGACCAGGCCCAGGAAGGGATGCGGGTGGTTCCCGGTTCCAACAAGTACGCCATCAAGGCCAACTGGAAGCTGCTGGCCGAGAACAGCCTTGACGGATACCACCTGATCCCAACCCATCGGACCTACGTGGACTACATGGCTGGTCTCGGGACGGACGACAGCGGAGACACGCTGGCTTCCCGCCCGCCCGGCGCCGGGCGGGCTTTGGGTAACGGTCACTGCGTGTCCGAGAACATCTCCCGGAACGGCCGTCCCATCGCCCGCTGGCACCCGGTATTCGGAGAGGAGGCCAAGGAGCGGATCGCGCGAACCCGGCGCCGGCTGGTACGGGAGTACGGAGAGAAGCGCGCATTCCGGATGGCCGACACCTCCCGGAATCTCCTCATCTATCCGAACCTGCTGATCATGGACTTCGTGGCGATCAGCATCCGCTATATCGAACCCGTCGCACCGGACAGAATGGATGTCACAGCCTGGCATCTCGTGCCCAGGGAGGAGGCAGGCGCGGCGCTGGCCACCCGACTCGACAGTTACCTGACCTTTCTGGGACCGGGCGGCTTTGCCACACCCGATGACGTCGAAGCCCTGGAATCGTGTCAGACCGGTTTCCGCGCTAGCGAGAACGAGTGGTCCGACATCTCAAGGGGCATGCTGAAGTCCCGCCCCGGAACGTCGGATGAACTCCAGATGCGGGGATTCTGGCGACAGTGGCACGCGAACATGCTGGGCCGAAACACAACCAACGTACAGGACGGGCAGCCCACGGAATCGCAGGCCGCAGCGGCTGATTCGGAAGCGGACGACCTTGGGCGCCGGGCCAGCGAACAATGA